The proteins below are encoded in one region of Kogia breviceps isolate mKogBre1 chromosome 8, mKogBre1 haplotype 1, whole genome shotgun sequence:
- the LOC136794650 gene encoding LOW QUALITY PROTEIN: DNA endonuclease RBBP8-like (The sequence of the model RefSeq protein was modified relative to this genomic sequence to represent the inferred CDS: inserted 2 bases in 1 codon; deleted 2 bases in 2 codons; substituted 2 bases at 2 genomic stop codons): protein MVLLCAGMIRSEEFPALTYLVGSQAFPTKSSPGDKPQLPKGQKTLGGTSVSIFSKTNVSGSSCGGPSSADVSNDFKDIWTKLKEYHDKEVQGLQAEVTKLKKERRLDAQRLEEFFTKNQQLRERQKVLHETIKVLEDRLRARLCDHCAVTEEHVRTKQQEFESIQQPNLKLITELMNEKNXQEENQKLSEQLQQQIENDQPHQATDLESEEGVIPDSPITTFSFSGTNRLRRKESLHVRYVEQTHAKLQHSGCAHELRKLPKSSTHPQHEHNEREILLADTCDQSQAPVANTHGKSSYPPDNLATVVAETLGLSVQYESESRGPMSPLGDELYHGLEGDHKNPFEESRRNSEDSLRFSDSNSKTPPQEELTTRVSSPVFGPTSNGKSSLGLNTSLSPSLLETGKKNHLXTTPFSNTSDSRSEKPRSKSEDGALFTHHNIGAEVKKITKQSSSVKQVLINKNTSEQDSIDHIKDTVTDKDKHVVPLKSLGGXTKRQKIEEESGDAVSCPQASFDKENAFPFPPDSHSYMNGDYVMDKPLDLSDPFSAIQRQEKSQGSENSKVGFGRVTLYEVLKPVPKGSSSSRKALSGSCGLTRDSPEEPSSLQESLLQSLSKSPDNKTLLQIKEENSIFKIPLRPRESLETENLFDDVKDSGSREPLKIKTRSVHGACELASVLQLNPCRIAKIKSLQNNQDVSFENIQWSIDPGADLSQYKMDITVVDTKDGSQSRLAGGETVDMDCTLVSETVLLKMKTQEQKGEKSPNGERKMNDSLEDMFNWTTHEEYESCLVDSFPQIADEEELSTATKNPNYPGDKQDKVKQKAFVEPYFKNDESVMQIFQQKKEKRSWLPAQDTDFATFHPPHQRISGKLVFLPLRLVWKEVTLKKILTLVLVQKDCSLTMQYFLRKAKSRRHKC, encoded by the exons ATGGTGCTGCTCTGTGCTGGGATGATCAGATCAGAAGAGTTTCCAGCCTTGACGTACCTTGTGGGAAGTCAAGCCTTCCCCACAAAGTCAAGCCCTGGAGATAAGCCCCAGCTGCC AAAAGGTCAGAAAACATTAGGCGGTACAAGTGTGAGCATATTCAGTAAGACGAACGTCTCGGGAAGCAGTTGTGGAGGCCCCAGTTCTGCAGATGTATCTAATGACTTTAAGGATATTTGGACAAAACTAAAGGAGTATCATGATAAAGAAGTACAAGGTCTACAAGCAGAAGTAACCAAACTGAAAAAGGAACGACGTTTAGATGCACAGAGACTAGAAGAATTCTTCACCAAAAATCAACAGCTGAGAGAGCGACAGAAAGTCCTTCATGAAACCATTAAAGTTTTAGAAGATCGATTAAGAGCAAGATTATGTGATCACTGTGCAGTAACTGAAGAACACGTGCGGACGAAACAACAAGAGTTTGAAAGTATTCAACAGCCGAATCTTAAGCTTATCACAGAGCTTATGAATGAAAAGAA ACAGGAAGAAAATCAAAAGCTTTCTGAACAGCTGCAGCAGCAAATTGAGAATGATCAACCACATCAAGCAACCGATCTTGAATCTGAGGAAGGTGTTATTCCAGATTCACCAATAACCACCTTTTCATTTTCTGGCACTAACCGACTACGAAGGAAGGAGAGCCTCCACGTCCGATACGTAGAACAAACACATGCTAAACTGCAGCACTCTGGGTGTGCACATGAATTGAGAAAATTACCCAAGTCTTCAACTCATCCACAACATGAACATAACGAACGTGAAATTCTACTGGCTGACACTTGTGATCAGAGTCAAGCTCCAGTGGCTAATACACATGGAAAAAGCAGTTATCCTCCTGATAATTTAGCTACAGTTGTTGCTGAAACACTTGGACTTAGTGTTCAATATGAGTCTGAATCTCGAGGTCCTATGAGCCCTCTTGGTGATGAGCTCTACCACGGTCTGGAAGGAGATCACAAAAATCCTTTTGAGGAATCTAGAAGAAATAGTGAAGATAGTTTAAGATTTTCAGATTCTAATTCAAAGACTCCTCCTCAAGAAGAATTGACTACTCGGGTATCATCTCCTGTATTTGGACCTACCTCTAATGGGAAAAGTAGTTTAGGTTTGAATACAAGTTTATCCCCTTCTCTTTTAGagactgggaaaaaaaac catctgTAAACAACGCCTTTCAGCAACACTTCTGATTCTAGATCAGAGAAACCTAGATCAAAATCTGAAGATGGTGCCCTTTTCACACATCATAATATTGGGGCTGAAGTGAAGAAGATCACTAAGCAGTCATCTTCT GTAAAGCAGGtgcttataaataaaaatacaagtgaaCAGGATAGTATTGATCACATTAAAGATACTGTTACTGATAAAGATAAACATGTGGTACCCCTGAAATCACTGGGAGGCTGAACCAAAAGGCAGAAAATCGAGGAAGAAAGTGGAGATGCAGTAAGCTGCCCCCAAGCCTCCTTTGACAAAGAGAATGCTTTTCCTTTCCCACCAGATAGTCATTCTTACATGAATGGAGACTATGTGATGGATAAACCTCTGGATCTGTCTGATCCATTTTCAGCTATTCAGCGTCAAGAGAAAAGCCAAGGAAGTGAGAACTCTAAAGTCGGATTTGGGCGAGTGACTCTCTATGAGGTTTTGAAGCCTGTTCCAAAGGGCTCTTCCTCAAGCCGTAAAGCCTTGAGCGGGAGCTGTGGGTTAACCAGAGATTCCCCAGAAGAGCCCAGCAGTTTACAGGAGTCCCTCCTCCAGTCCTTGAGTAAATCTCCGGATAATAAAACACTGTtacaaataaaggaagaaaattctatcTTTAAAATCCCTCTACGTCCGCGTGAAAGTTTGGAGACAGAGAATCTTTTTGATGACGTGAAGGATTCTGGTTCTCGTGAGcctctaaaaataaaaaccaggtcAGTCCATGGAGCATGTGAACTTGCCTCAGTTCTTCAGTTAAATCCGTGTAGAATTGCTAAAATAAAGTCTCTACAAAACAACCAAGATGTATCCTTTGAAAACATCCAGTGGAGTATAGATCCAGGAGCAGACCTTTCTCAGTATAAAATGGATATTACTGTAGTAGACACAAAGGATGGCAGTCAGTCAAGATTAGCAGGAGGAGAGACGGTGGACATGGACTGTACATTGGTTAGTGaaactgtgcttttaaaaatgaagactcaagagcagaagggagaaaaaagtccaaatggagaaagaaaaatgaatgatagCTTGGAAGATATGTTTAATTGGACTACACATGAAGAATATGAATCCTGTTTGGTGGATAGCTTCCCCCAAATAGCAGATGAAGAGGAGTTGTCAACTGCTACCAAAAACCCAAACTATCCTGGTGATAAGCAAGATAAAGTCAAACAGAAAGCATTTGTggagccatattttaaaaatgatgaaag TGTTATGCAGATTTTccagcagaagaaagagaaaagaagttggCTTCCTGCTCAAGACACCGATTTTGCTACATTCCACCCACCACACCAGAGAATTTCTGGGAAGTTGGTTTTCCTTCCACTCAGACTTGTATGGAAAGAGGTTACGTTAAAGAAGATCTTGACCCTTGTCCTCGTCCAAAAAGACTGCAGCCTTACAATGCAATATTTTCTCCGAAAGGCAAAGAGCAGAAGACATAAATGTTGA